In the Streptomyces sp. f51 genome, one interval contains:
- a CDS encoding immune inhibitor A domain-containing protein — protein MTNRPWTFRAAAVGVALAAATATFSTYAVAQADAAHASPVVERHDPQPVRNTVDHDLDGPLSKTQNAQRQEALNQVISGDAKVQNRHGSKVVQLKSRKGSSKYVELGREKTDKIFTILVEFGDKTDPKFGGTAGPAHNQIAAPDRAKDNSTAWQADYNQKHFQNLYFGTGKNTESMKKFYETQSSGRYSVDGEVADWVKVPYNEARYGNNACGSTNCPSVWNVVKDGVTAWVAQQKAAGKTDAAIKSDLAQFDQWDRYDYDGDGNFNEPDGYIDHFQIVHAGEDESAGGGAQGRDAIWAHRWYAFGTDAGATGPADNKLGGAQIGDSGIWVGDYTIQPENGGLGVFAHEYGHDLGLPDHYDTAGGDNSTGFWTLMSSGSWLGTGKQSIGDLPGDFNAWDKLQLGWLNYDTAKAGKQSTHKLGVAEYNTWNKQALVVNLPDKNVTTTVVNPAQGSSQWWSGSGDNLKNTLTRSVDLTGKTSAKLTLDGWYDIEANYDYLYTEVSTDGGANWTALDGTVDGAAIPRDGSDKPALTGTVDTYKKLVYPLDAYAGKKIDIRFRYQSDGGVALKGFAADEIGVTADGTALFTDNAETADPAWTAAGFSRIGASFTKSYAQYYIAENRQYVSYDKTLKVGPYNFGFSTTRPDWVEHYPYQTGLLIWKWDTSQADNNTSQHPGVGLALPIDSHPKALWWDNGTLMRNRIQAYDSPFSLYRTSGITLHSADVATRIPSSKGVSVFNDHTSDYYDNRNPTGGVKVTDTNTKIEIVKQAKDGSTISLKVGPAVK, from the coding sequence GTGACCAACAGACCATGGACGTTCAGAGCAGCCGCGGTGGGCGTCGCCCTCGCGGCGGCCACCGCCACGTTCTCTACGTACGCCGTGGCGCAGGCCGATGCGGCCCACGCGTCACCGGTCGTGGAACGCCACGACCCCCAGCCGGTCCGGAACACGGTCGATCACGACCTGGACGGCCCGCTGAGCAAGACCCAGAACGCCCAGCGCCAGGAGGCGCTGAACCAGGTCATCTCCGGCGACGCCAAGGTGCAGAACCGTCACGGTTCCAAGGTCGTCCAGCTGAAGAGCAGGAAGGGCAGCTCCAAGTACGTGGAGCTCGGCCGCGAGAAGACCGACAAGATCTTCACCATCCTGGTCGAGTTCGGCGACAAGACGGACCCCAAGTTCGGTGGCACCGCCGGGCCCGCGCACAACCAGATAGCCGCGCCGGACCGTGCGAAGGACAACAGCACGGCCTGGCAGGCGGACTACAACCAGAAGCACTTCCAGAACCTCTACTTCGGCACCGGCAAGAACACCGAGTCGATGAAGAAGTTCTACGAGACGCAGTCCTCGGGCCGCTACTCGGTCGACGGCGAGGTCGCCGACTGGGTCAAGGTGCCCTACAACGAGGCGCGTTACGGCAACAACGCCTGCGGCAGCACCAACTGCCCGAGCGTGTGGAACGTCGTCAAGGACGGCGTCACGGCCTGGGTCGCCCAGCAGAAGGCGGCCGGCAAGACCGACGCGGCCATCAAGTCGGACCTGGCCCAGTTCGACCAGTGGGACCGCTACGACTACGACGGCGACGGCAACTTCAACGAGCCGGACGGCTACATCGACCACTTCCAGATCGTCCACGCCGGTGAGGACGAGTCCGCGGGCGGCGGCGCCCAGGGCAGGGACGCGATCTGGGCCCACCGCTGGTACGCCTTCGGCACCGACGCGGGCGCCACGGGCCCCGCGGACAACAAGCTCGGCGGCGCGCAGATCGGCGACTCCGGCATCTGGGTCGGCGACTACACCATCCAGCCGGAGAACGGCGGACTCGGCGTCTTCGCCCACGAGTACGGCCACGACCTCGGTCTGCCGGACCACTACGACACCGCCGGCGGCGACAACTCCACCGGTTTCTGGACCCTGATGTCCTCGGGCTCCTGGCTCGGCACCGGCAAGCAGTCCATCGGCGACCTCCCCGGCGACTTCAACGCCTGGGACAAGCTCCAGCTGGGCTGGCTGAACTACGACACCGCCAAGGCCGGCAAGCAGTCCACCCACAAGCTGGGCGTCGCCGAGTACAACACCTGGAACAAGCAGGCACTCGTCGTCAACCTGCCGGACAAGAACGTCACGACCACGGTCGTCAACCCCGCGCAGGGCTCGTCCCAGTGGTGGAGCGGCAGCGGTGACAACCTGAAGAACACGCTGACCCGGTCCGTGGACCTCACGGGCAAGACCTCGGCGAAGCTGACCCTCGACGGCTGGTACGACATCGAGGCGAACTACGACTACCTGTACACCGAGGTCTCGACCGACGGCGGCGCCAACTGGACCGCCCTGGACGGCACGGTGGACGGCGCCGCCATCCCGCGTGACGGCAGCGACAAGCCCGCCCTCACCGGCACGGTCGACACGTACAAGAAGCTCGTCTACCCGCTCGACGCCTACGCGGGCAAGAAGATCGACATCCGCTTCCGCTACCAGAGCGACGGCGGCGTGGCGCTCAAGGGCTTCGCGGCCGACGAGATCGGCGTGACCGCCGACGGCACCGCGCTCTTCACGGACAACGCCGAGACGGCCGACCCCGCTTGGACCGCCGCCGGCTTCTCCCGCATCGGCGCCTCGTTCACCAAGAGCTACGCGCAGTACTACATCGCGGAGAACCGCCAGTACGTCTCGTACGACAAGACCCTCAAGGTCGGCCCGTACAACTTCGGCTTCTCGACGACCCGTCCGGACTGGGTGGAGCACTACCCGTACCAGACCGGCCTGTTGATCTGGAAGTGGGACACCTCGCAGGCGGACAACAACACCAGCCAGCACCCGGGTGTCGGTCTCGCGCTTCCGATCGACTCGCACCCGAAGGCCCTGTGGTGGGACAACGGCACGCTGATGCGCAACCGCATCCAGGCCTACGACTCCCCGTTCAGCCTGTACCGCACGAGCGGGATCACGCTGCACAGCGCCGACGTCGCCACGAGGATCCCGTCGTCGAAGGGGGTGTCGGTCTTCAACGACCACACCAGCGACTACTACGACAACCGGAACCCGACCGGCGGTGTCAAGGTCACTGACACCAACACCAAGATCGAGATCGTCAAGCAGGCCAAGGATGGCTCGACGATCTCCCTCAAGGTCGGCCCCGCAGTGAAGTAA
- a CDS encoding RDD family protein: MSAPTPAPGDDRPREGYYPDPSIPGYVRYWNGAAWVPGTSRPAPSGGEALAPPAVVRPAQVPAPASSPEFTASRGQTAVPVTEETGPHFFDEDPQPRAAAPAESQHGSRPEPAASWGADRSRQSGFGGDQDRRVSWGAPKGSDPRAADPVSPPDGASASTDGTTTIPPADSGAPRPPSTAGPVVFHRPAGPALSTGPEGAQGTQGAQGASGTGGARGTGLTGEASSGGADAWSGSPGGSVAAAGHSAPGRPAATPAAPDPVTAGGDTALRAPSPRTEQRSGGTGQAGAPGVSAPSAPAPEPGPSPASAARADGRPGTGSPAPSAQAGGPFGTGAPSAQAGGSPATSTPASSASAAQPGGRIGSGAAAPGPSAASSAPAASAGGGSGAGAAAQPSAGTPAPAPVVPQQPGASAPLAAGAGGGQPSWAQQVHQLAGDPAEDGGRVTPWKPPVDDVFQAAARRQAAVRPSGPGRRLAARLVDTVVVAGVTAAAALPLGTRAVDHIDGKIDAARLSGEKVTVWLLDGTTASCLGAVLAVLLVFGVLYEVLPTAKWGRTLGKRLFGIEVRDIEGHEPPDFGRALVRWLVLSVPCLLAVGFVGVLWCLFDKPWSQGWHDKAAHTFVAGPAR, encoded by the coding sequence ATGAGCGCCCCAACCCCGGCCCCTGGTGACGACAGGCCCCGCGAAGGGTATTACCCGGACCCCTCCATCCCCGGATACGTCCGGTACTGGAACGGCGCCGCCTGGGTGCCGGGCACGAGCCGCCCGGCGCCGTCGGGCGGCGAGGCGCTCGCCCCGCCCGCCGTGGTGCGTCCCGCGCAGGTGCCCGCTCCGGCGTCCTCCCCCGAGTTCACGGCCTCACGCGGGCAGACGGCGGTTCCGGTCACGGAGGAGACGGGCCCGCACTTCTTCGACGAGGACCCGCAGCCCCGCGCCGCCGCCCCCGCCGAGTCCCAGCACGGGAGCCGGCCCGAGCCCGCCGCCTCGTGGGGCGCCGACCGCTCCCGGCAGTCCGGCTTCGGCGGCGACCAGGACCGCCGGGTTTCCTGGGGCGCGCCCAAGGGGTCCGACCCGCGCGCCGCCGACCCGGTGAGCCCGCCCGACGGGGCCTCCGCGAGCACGGACGGCACGACGACGATCCCGCCCGCCGACTCCGGCGCTCCCCGGCCCCCGTCGACCGCGGGCCCCGTGGTCTTCCACCGCCCCGCGGGCCCGGCACTGTCCACGGGACCCGAGGGCGCTCAGGGCACTCAGGGCGCTCAGGGCGCGAGCGGTACGGGCGGTGCGAGGGGTACGGGCCTTACGGGGGAGGCGAGTTCGGGCGGAGCCGACGCCTGGAGCGGGAGCCCGGGCGGGTCCGTGGCCGCGGCCGGGCACTCCGCGCCGGGGCGCCCGGCCGCCACTCCCGCCGCACCGGACCCCGTCACCGCCGGAGGCGACACGGCGCTGCGCGCGCCCTCCCCGCGTACGGAGCAGCGGAGCGGGGGCACGGGTCAGGCCGGTGCGCCGGGCGTGTCCGCCCCCTCGGCCCCGGCCCCCGAGCCCGGCCCGTCCCCGGCATCCGCCGCGCGGGCCGACGGCCGTCCCGGAACCGGTAGCCCGGCGCCCTCGGCGCAGGCCGGTGGCCCCTTCGGGACCGGTGCCCCCTCGGCGCAGGCCGGTGGCAGTCCCGCGACCAGTACTCCCGCGTCATCCGCGTCCGCCGCGCAGCCCGGTGGCCGTATCGGAAGCGGTGCCGCCGCTCCCGGTCCGTCCGCCGCGTCCTCCGCACCCGCAGCGTCGGCCGGTGGCGGTTCCGGGGCCGGGGCGGCCGCACAGCCGTCCGCGGGAACGCCCGCGCCCGCCCCCGTCGTCCCCCAACAGCCCGGCGCCTCCGCCCCCCTGGCCGCAGGGGCCGGTGGCGGTCAGCCCTCCTGGGCGCAGCAGGTGCACCAGCTCGCGGGCGACCCGGCCGAGGACGGCGGGCGGGTGACGCCGTGGAAGCCGCCGGTCGACGACGTGTTCCAGGCCGCCGCGCGCCGCCAGGCGGCGGTCCGCCCCTCCGGCCCCGGCAGACGGCTCGCCGCCCGGCTGGTGGACACCGTCGTCGTCGCCGGGGTCACCGCGGCGGCCGCGCTGCCGCTGGGCACCAGGGCGGTCGACCACATCGACGGGAAGATCGACGCGGCCAGGCTGTCGGGCGAGAAGGTCACCGTCTGGCTCCTCGACGGCACGACCGCCTCCTGCCTCGGCGCCGTCCTCGCCGTCCTGCTCGTCTTCGGCGTCCTCTACGAAGTCCTGCCCACCGCCAAGTGGGGCCGTACGCTCGGCAAGAGGCTGTTCGGCATCGAGGTGCGCGACATCGAGGGCCACGAACCGCCGGACTTCGGACGGGCCCTGGTCCGCTGGCTCGTCCTCAGCGTTCCGTGCCTGCTGGCCGTCGGTTTCGTCGGCGTCCTGTGGTGCCTGTTCGACAAGCCCTGGAGCCAGGGCTGGCACGACAAGGCGGCGCACACCTTCGTGGCGGGGCCGGCCCGGTAA
- a CDS encoding RDD family protein — MSSEPPPPGPGRPPDDDPFKKQPPPGEGTGSPYDPPPPSGGGSPYDPPPPSGEGTPPYGSEPPPFGGGPYGEGGGPYQGGGDPYSGGGPYGGDPLAGMPPLADSGKRVLARILDMILVGIVVWLLSWAFGVTEYNMDSNKIEYSKSLGQSLVAAVLYVAYDTVMISKTGQTLGKRLFNHRVANLDNGSTPSVQTSLIRALVLWIPFAFCCACIWTAIAGGWSFFDKPYKQGLHDKAAKTVVVDTTG, encoded by the coding sequence ATGAGCAGCGAACCGCCGCCCCCGGGCCCCGGCCGGCCACCGGACGACGACCCGTTCAAGAAGCAGCCCCCACCGGGAGAGGGAACGGGCTCCCCGTACGACCCGCCGCCTCCGTCCGGCGGCGGTTCCCCCTACGACCCTCCGCCCCCCTCGGGCGAGGGGACCCCGCCCTACGGCAGCGAGCCGCCCCCGTTCGGCGGAGGTCCCTACGGCGAGGGCGGGGGACCGTACCAGGGGGGCGGTGACCCCTACAGCGGCGGCGGTCCCTACGGTGGCGACCCGCTCGCCGGCATGCCGCCGCTCGCGGACAGCGGGAAACGGGTGCTGGCGAGGATCCTGGACATGATCCTGGTGGGCATCGTGGTGTGGCTGCTGTCCTGGGCGTTCGGGGTCACCGAGTACAACATGGACTCGAACAAGATCGAGTACAGCAAGTCGCTCGGGCAGTCCCTGGTGGCCGCGGTGCTCTATGTCGCCTACGACACCGTGATGATCAGCAAGACGGGCCAGACCCTCGGCAAGCGGCTGTTCAACCACCGGGTCGCCAACCTCGACAACGGCTCGACGCCCTCCGTGCAGACCTCCCTGATCCGCGCCCTGGTCCTGTGGATCCCGTTCGCGTTCTGCTGCGCCTGCATCTGGACGGCGATCGCGGGCGGCTGGAGCTTCTTCGACAAGCCCTACAAGCAGGGCCTGCACGACAAGGCGGCCAAGACGGTGGTGGTCGACACCACCGGCTGA